The genomic region GCTGCCCTTCACCGGCGTGAACTTAGCGGGCGGGGAGTTCGGCGCGCCCAAGGCGGGCGTGGCGCAAGTGTACGGCAAAAACTTCGTTTATCCGTCGACTTCCGAGTTCGACTACTTCGCTTCTCACGGCGTCAATGTCATTCGTCTGCCGATCCACTGGGAAGTGCTCCAGCCCGAGATGAACAAGCCGCTCGATCCGGTCGAGCTCAGCCGCCTCCAGGCGGTCGTCAAAGACGCCCTCAAGCATCGCCTGGTCATCATCCTCGATCCGCATAACTACGCCCGCTACTACGACAAGATCGTCGGAACTCCCGATGTTCCCGCCGCCGCCTTCGCCGATTTCTGGTCGCGTCTCTCCGCAACGTTCCAGGACGACCCCCGAGTCTGGTTCGGTCTGATGAATGAGCCGCACGACATGCCGGCTTCGCAGTGGCTGGGCGACGCCAACGCCGCGATCGCCGCGATCCGCAAGACGGGCGCGAAAAACTTAATCCTGGTCCCCGGCGTGCGCTGGACCGGCGCCGGCAGCTGGCTCGACGGCGACGCGGACGCCAACGGCGCCGTGATGCTCGGCGTCAAGGATCCCAAGAACCATTACGTCTACGAAGTGCATCAATATTTGGATGTGGACGGCTCAGGAACCCACAAGGAAGTCGTCAGCCCAACGATCGGCGTGGAGCGGCTGCAAAAGTTTACGGAATGGTGCCGCCAGCATCACCAGCGAGCGTTCTTAGGAGAAGTCGCTGTCGCGGCGAGCCCCGAGGGTGAAGCGGCTATCGAGAATATGCTGACCGATATGGAGAAGAATCGAGACGTCTGGGTGGGGTATAGCTGGTGGGCCGCCGGACCGTGGTGGGGCGATTACATGTTCACACTGGAGCCGAAGGACGGGGTGGACCGGCCGCAGATGGGGTATTTGAAGGCGCACTTGCAAGGTCCCCCGGCGCTTTAGCGCCGGGGGAATAGGGACTACCCCTCACCGCGCCGCCGACACGACCCCCGTCGGATTCAACTGCTGGCGCATCTTTCGTTCCCGCAGTCTCAATTTCAATGGGATCTGCATTGACTCCCAAATGACTTGCTTGGACATCTTTGACTGGCCGGCGCGGCGTTCGACGAAGATGATGGGGACTTCTGTGATCTGGAAGCCGGCGATGAAAGCGCGGAAGGTCATCTCGACCTGGAACGAGTAGCCGTTGGATTTGACGGAGTTTAGCTGGACCCGCTCCAGAACGCGGCGGCGGTAGAGGCGGTAGCCGCTGGTGCAGTCGTTGACGGGGAGGCGGGTGACGGTGCGGACGTATTTGTTGGCGCCCCAGGACAATAATATGCGGCGGAGGGGCCAGTTGATGACGGAGATTCCGTTGAGGTACCGTGAGCCGACGACGACGTCGGCTTCCTCGCCGGCTTCGAGCATCGAGGCGAGGTAGAGCGGGTCGTGCGAGAAATCGGCGTCCATTTCGATCATCGCCTCGTAGCCGCGTTCAAGAGCCCACTGGAAGCCGGCGATGTAGGCGCGGCCGAGGCCCTCTTTTGCGGTGCGGTGCAGGACGTGGATCTTGCCGGCGTGCTCGGCCGCGAGGCGGTCGGCGATGGCGCCGGTGCCGTCGGGCGAGTTATCGTCGACGACCAGGATATGGACCTCGGGAGCGTGACTGAAAACGAGCGCGGCCAGCTTTTCGAGGTTGTCCGCTTCGTTGTAGGTGGGTATTACGACAACTGCATTCATTTTATGGTATTCTAATCCTCAGGATCGCTCACGTCCTCCCGTGTTGTGGTTATTGGGTGGAATAACACTCAACCCCAGGTCGTCTATGCCTTTCGGACGCAAAGTCGCTAACAGAATTCTGCTCGCCACGGTCACCCCGCTGCTCGTCATGTTCGCGTGCGGACTGGGGGTCGCCTATTTTTCCGGGCTGGAACAGCATATTATACGCTATGTCGTGCTCCAACTGCTTGTGCTGGCGCCGGCTTTTGTGCTTGTCTGCTTGATGACCCGCCGATTCGCGGTCCGATTGGCGAATTTGCGGCGCAGCGCGGAGCGAATCGAACACGGCGACTTCGCCGCGCGGCTCTCCACGCAGTCCGAAGGCGATGAACTGTCCGATCTCGCCGGCGCGTTCAACCGGATGGCCGACGTGATCACCGCCCGCGAGGCGTCGCTGCGCGAGCAGAACCATATCCTCGCGACGCTCAACCATCGCATGGAATCGGTGCTGAACGCGACCAACGACGGAATCGCGATGCTGGATCGCAACGATCGCTTCACGCTGGTCAACCGCCGGTTCTGCGAGCTTCTGGGAGCCCGCGCCGATCAGCTCCTCCATCAAACGGCGGCGCAGGCGCTGGAGGAGATGCCGCCAGCTGGAACGCCCGACGCCCGCGAGCTGTTCCATAAGGTAATCGAAATCACCCGGCAGGAGCCGGAAGGCGTGGTTGGCGTCTCCGAACACACCGTCGAAATGCGCGCGCCCGAGCGCCGTTTCGTCCAGGTCTACACCGCGCCCGTCCTGACCGACGAGGAAGGCGAGTGGGTGGGGCGCATCCTCGCGCTGCGGGATGTGACCCGCGAGAACGAGCTGGACCAGATGAAGACGGACTTTATCTCCGTCGTCTCCCACGAGCTGCGCACGCCGCTGACGAGCATTCGCGGCTACACCGATCTGCTGCTGTCGGGCGCGAGCGGCGAAGTGTCCGAGCTTCAGCAGGAGTTTTTAGGGATCATCCAGGCTAGCACCAGCCGGCTTTCGAACCTTATCAACGATATTCTCGACATCTCGCGCATTGAGTCCGGACGCATCAAGCTGCGGCTGGAGCCGATCAACTATCATACCATTGTTGCCGACGTTTTGCGGCTGATGAAGGCGGCGGCGGACGAAAAAGAGATCACATTCGACGCCAGCCTGCCCGAGCAGCTCCCGGTCGTAAGGGGCGATGCGGACAAAGTGACTCAGGTGCTGACCAATCTCGTCAGCAACGCCATCAAGTACACACCGTCGGGCGGCTGGGTCAAGCTGATGGTTGATGTCACCGACGACAATCAGGTCTGCACCTGCGTGCAGGACAGCGGCATCGGCATTACCCGCGAGGACCAGAAGAAGCTTTTCCAGAAATTCTTCCGGGCGGATAACTCCAGCACACGCGAGGCCGGCGGCACGGGGCTTGGTCTGGTGATCGCCAAGACGATCGTCGAGCTGCTGGGCGGCGCGATCTGGGTGGAAAGCGCGCCCGAGCGCGGCAGCCGGTTTTACTTCACGCTGCCCATCTCGGTGGAATCCGGCGCGGACCCGGCGTCGGACCAGGTGGTGCTTCCGGACCGCGGCATCGGACTGGTCTTGCTGATCGACGATGACCCGTATATGCGCGGCCTGGTCCAGCACCAGCTGCATCGGCGCGGCTACGGAGTGATCGTTTCCGCCAGCGTCCCGGAGGCGCTGCAAAAGGCGCGACAGCATAAGCCAAATGCGATTCTGCTGAACTTCATGATCGCGGATCTGGATGGACTGCGGATTTTGGCGGCTCTCAAGGAAGATCCGGCGACGGAAAGTATCCCATTGATCATGGTTTCCGTCGCCAGCGACCCCGCACGCGGTATACTGTCTTTAGGAACGTTTTCTTTGCTGCGTCATCCCGGCGACGATTACCGCCTGGCGCGCGTGGTGCAGGACGTGGCGGAGCACATCACGCGCGGCGGGCTGGAGCCGGCCATGGCGCTGCTTATCACTCCAGAAGAAGGCGGCTGTTTCGGCGGCGAGCGTGAGGAAGTGCTGGCGCGCACAGATAGCACCCTCGCCGATGCCGGGATTACACTGCAAGCCGTCGCGAACGCCTCCGAGGCGCTGACCCTGGCGATCACCGAATCCGCCGTCGTGATTTTGATCGACATGGATCTTCCCGCCGATCAGATGGAGCAGCTGATCACGGCGCTCAAGGTCGAGGAAGAAGCGGCGCGGATCCCGATCGTGTTTTTGTCGAACGATCTGTCGGATCGCGGCGTGCGCCGCATGACCGGCCTGCAATCGACGGATGCAAACGCGGTGTTGGATTATTTGTGCGAACAGGTCAAAGACGCGGTAGAGAAGCCCACGATCGGTCTTCATCCCGTCAACGCCTCTTTCGCTTAGGCATCGAGAAGAAGCCGCGCGACGTACGGACTGCCGTCAGGACTGCGGCGACAAATTTTTAGACGGAACTTGACAACGAGAAAGGCCGCCGGGCGTAACGCTTCGCTCGCGGTCCGCATGATTTCAGTAAGCAATTCGAGAAGGAACTGAGGAGATGACTCAATACAATGTCGCCGTCGTCGGCGCGGGAGCCGTGGGCGAAGAGATTTTGCGTGTGCTGGCGGAGCATCACTTTCCGGCGAAATCCATCAAAGTGCTGGCGCGCAGCGCACGGACTTTGACCGTGGACGGAATCGATTATCAAGTCGAGCCGACCACCGCCGAAGCATTTGACGGCGTGGATATCGCTTTGTTCGCCGGCACCGAGGGCGAAAAGGGCGCCGCCGTGACATTTGGCCCCGACGCCGCCGCGCGCGGCTGCGTGGTGATCGATAACGGCGCGGACTTCCGGATGCGCTCCGATGTGCCGCTGGTCGTGCCGGAAGTGAACGCGGCCGCATTGGCCGAGCACAAGGGAATCATCGCGAACCCCAACTGCTCCACGGCGCAGTTGGTGCTGACGCTCAAGCCCATTCACGACGCGTTCAAAATCAAGCGTGTGCTGATCTCCACCTACCAGGCCGTTTCCGGCGCGGGCGGCGCGGCGGTCAATGAGCTGCAAGCGCAGACCACGGCTCTGGGCGAAGGCCGCCAGATCTCCTCGGCCGGTCCGGCGTTCCCGGTGCAGATCGCCGCGAATGTGATCCCGCAAATCGGCGGGTTTGACGACGCCGGCTACACCTCCGAAGAGATGAAGCTCGTGCATGAGACGCGCAAGATCCTGGGGGATGACTCCATTGCGATCACGCCGATGATCACCGCACGGGTTCCGGTCTTTATCGGCCACTCCGAGTCGGTTTACATCGAGACGGAAAAGCCCGTCACTCCGGACGAAGCGCGCGAACTGTGGCGCAATTTTCCCGGACTGCGCGTGGTGGACGATATCCATTCGGACGATCCGAGCCTGCGCTACCCGACTCCGCTTGCGGCGGCGCACAAAGACACGACATATGTCGGCCGCGTTCGCCAGGATTTGGGTAATAAGAATGGGCTGACCTTCTGGGTCGTCAGCGACAACCTGCGCAAGGGCGCCGCGACCAATGCGGTGCAGATCGCGGAAGCGCTCGTCGAGCGAGGCTGGGTAAAACGCGGCGCCTAAGAAAGAGGCGCCGAAGTTTTCGAGCCGATGCGCCGTTTAATGGCGCTGCTCGCGATCGTATTTCGATTTTGGAAAGCAAACATGTCCGAGACACAAATCACACCGATGTTCGGTCGCGTCGCGACCGCAATGATTACGCCGTTTCACGCCGATGGCTCGCTCGACCTGCCCGGCGCGGAGCGGCTCGCCAATCACCTCATTGACAATGGAACCGATAGCCTGGTTGTCGCCGGCACTACCGGCGAAAGCCCCACGCTCACGCATTCGGAGAAGCTGGAGCTGTTCCGCGCCGTGAAGAACGCGGTCGGCGGACGGGCGAAAGTGATCGCCGGCGTCGGCAGCTTCAACACGCAGGAGACGGTCACGCTGTCCCGCGAAGCCGAGGAGTGCGGCGCGGACGCGCTGCTGGTGGTCGCTCCCTACTATAACAAGCCCTCTCAAGAGGGGCTCTATCGGCACTTCGAGGCGGTCGCGGCGGCGACGCCCCTGCCGGTCATGCTCTATAACATTCCCGGACGCACGAGCGTCAATATCGAACCGGCGACGATTATCCGGCTGGCGGAGATCGAGAACATCGTGGCGATCAAAGAATCGCCCCAGCAGTTCGATCAAGTCAACCAGATCGTTCAGAACGCGCCGGACGATTTCCTGATCTACAGCGGCGACGATCCTCTGACACTGCCCATGCTCGCCGTCGGCGCGGTGGGAGTGGTCAGCGTCACCGCCCACGTCATCGGACGTGACCTGCAGAAGATGATCTCTGCATACCTCCAGGGCGACTGGTCGACCGCGCAGCGTATCCACAAGTCGACGCTGGCGCTCACCCGAGCCCTTTTCTGCGTCCCCAATCCCGCGCCCACCAAAGCCGCTCTCTCGATCCTTGGAGTAACCTCGGGAGAAACCGTACGGCTGCCTCTGGTGGAGGCGCCCGATCGGGAACGCGCACTGATCCATGCGGCCCTGAAGGAATACGGCCTTCTGCGCGCTTAAGCACACCCTCCGGCGTGGGATCCTGGCTGACCGCGAGTTGGCGCGCCATGATCCCGCGGCTTTTCCTCTTCGGAATATTCATGGCAAACAAAACACCTAAAACAGACACATTACAGATCATTCCGCTTGGCGGAATCGGCGAAATCGGCAAGAACATGACGGCCATTCGCTGCGGCGACCAGATCGTCGTCATCGACTGCGGTCTGTCGTTCCCCGGCGCCGAGCAGCTCGGCGTCGATCTCGTCATCCCGGACATTTCTTATCTCCTGGAGCATAAGGAGATGGTCCAGGGCATCATTTTGACCCACGGTCATGAAGACCACATCGGCGCATTGGCCTTCGTTCTGAAAGAACTCAACGTTCCCGTATACGGCACGCGCCTGACAATCGGTTTCACCAAGGGCAAGCTCGCCGAGCATCGCGTTCTGGACAAGGCCAAGCTGCATGTCTTCAGCGCGAATGACAAGTTCCGTCTCGGCATCTTCGAAATCGAGCCCTTCCGCGTCGCCCACTCGATCCCGGACGCCGTCGGCTTCGCCGTCCACACGCCCGCCGGCACGCTGGTGCATACCGGCGACTTCAAGTTCGATCAGACGCCCGTGGACGGCCAGCTCTTCGATATCGCCAAGCTGACGCGTATTGGCCAGGAAGGCGTTCTCGTTCTGCTGTCCGACTGTACGAATGTCGAGCGCCCGGGTTTCGTTCCGAGCGAAGCGACCGTCGCCGGCGCTCTGGAGAATATCTTCCGGGCGGCGCAGCGGCGCGTCATTATGGCGTGTTTCGCGTCCAACGTCCACCGTGTCCAGACCGCGATCGACATGTCCGTGAAGTACGGCCGCAAGGTCGCATTGATGGGCCGGTCGATGGAGCGCAACATGGAGATGGCGCAGCAGATGGGTTATCTGCGCGTTCCCGAAGGCACGCGCATCCGTGCGGACGAGATCGAAGATTACTTCCCGCAGCAGGTCACCGTCATCACTACGGGTTCGCAGGGCGAACCGATGGCGGCCCTGTCGCGCATGGCGGTGGATGACCATCGCAAGATCAAGATCGTCCCCGGAGACACCGTGATCCTAGCGGCCTCGGCCGTTCCCGGCAACGAGGACGCCGTCTGGCGCACCGTCAATCACCTGTTCCGTCGCGGCGCCGAAGTGATCTACGATTCGATCGCTCCGGTCCACGTCTCCGGCCACGGCTACGCCGAAGAGCTCAAGCTGATGCTGAACCTCGTCGATCCGCAGTACGTCATGCCGGTCCACGGCGAATATCGCATGCTTCATCGCTACGCGCAGATCGCGGGAGAGATGGGCTGGCCGCAGGAAGACGTCATTCGCGGCGAAATCGGCGACATCATTGAAGTCAGCGAAGAAGTCGCGGGCGTTGTCGGCCGCGTCGAGAAGTCCGGCGCGGTCCTGATCGACGGAACCGGCATCGGCGATGTCAGCGAGATCGTTCTGCGCGACCGCCTGCACATCGGCCAAGACGGGTTCCTTGTCCTCGTTGTCGGCGTCTCCGCCGAAACCGGCGAGATCGTCTCCGGCCCCGAAGTTATCTCACGCGGCTTCGTCTATATGGATCAGTCCGAAGCGCTCGTCGAAGAGATCAAGACGGTCATCATCGAGAAGATCAAGAATCTTCCCGAGGAAGACAACGACTGGATGGTTGTCCAGCAGGACCTGCGCGACGCAGTCGGCAAGTTCCTGTACAAGAAGACCCAGCGAAGACCGATGATCCTGCCGATCTTGCTGGATTTGTAGGATCATTGGCCCTCACCCCCGGCCCCCTCTTCCAATTTTGGGAGAGGGGGAGTCAGAGTAAGAGTTTAGAATTTTACATTTGAGATCTTAACCAAACTCTGGCTCCCCTTCTCCCTAAATTGGGAGAACCGGGTACCCGCTTGCGGGTGGCGGGGATGAGGCCATCGCACTAACCAAAGGATATTATTCCCATGGCAGTAACAGAACAAGAAGTTCTGGGTCAGCTCCGCAAGGTGATTGACCCGGATTTACATAAAGACCTCGTGACGCTCGGCATGATCAAGAACGTGAAGATCGAAGGATCTCACGTTTCGTTCACGGTCGAGCTGACGACGCCGGCGTGTCCGCTGAAGGAAGAGATCGAGAACATGTGCCGCGAGGCCGTGGGCGAGATCGCAGGCGTCGAATTGGTCACGATCGAGATGACCGCAAATGTCCGCGCCAATGTCGGCAAGGGCGTTCCCACGCAGCAGCCGCTGGCGGGCGTCAAGAACATTATCGCTATCGCCTCCGGCAAGGGCGGCGTCGGCAAGAGCACGGTTTCGGCGAACATCGCCTGCGCGCTGGCGCAGATGGGCGCGAAGGTCGGCTTGATGGACGCCGATATCTACGGTCCATCGATTCCCTTGATTATGGGCGTCGAGGACGAGAAGCCGGAAGTCGACGAGCAGAAAGAAAAGCTCATTCCGATCGAGCGCTACGGCGTCAAGATCATTTCGATGGGCTTCCTTCAGCCGAGCGGCTCGGCCGTCATCTGGCGCGGCCCAATGGTCGCCAAGGCCGTGCAGCAGTTCCTGCGCGACGTGCAGTGGGGCGAGATCGATTATCTGATCGTCGACCTGCCGCCAGGCACCGGTGACGCGCAGCTAACGCTGGCGCAGGCGATCCCGCTGTCCGGCGCCGTCGTCGTGATGACGCCGCAGGATCTGGCGGCGGCTGTCGCGGTCAAGGCCGTCTCAATGTTCAAGCGTCTTGACGTCCCGATCCTCGGCATCGTTGAGAATATGTCCTACTTCCTGTGTCCGACATGCAACTCGCGCCACCATGTCTTCTCGCACGGCGGCGGGGAGCAGGCGGCGGAGGCGCTGGACGTGCCGTTCTTCGGAGGGATTCCGCTGGCGATCGATATCGGCGCGGACGCCGATCAGGGCACGCCGTCCGTCGTCCTCAATCCCGATGGGCAGTACGCGCAGGTCTTCCGCGAAGTCGCCGAGCGGATCGCGGCTCAGGTCAGCATCCGAGCGCGGTCCTTTATTCCGCTCACCATGAACGCATGAGCGTCCTAGAGTTTGTCCTGATTGCCCTTGGGTTCGTCTTCGGACTCGGCGCGACGGCGTGGCTCACGGTGCGCTACGACCTCCGGAAGGCGAACTTTCGGGGGGAGCGCATTCCCAGCATCGCCGGCCTCGCCTTTGTGCTGGCCGGCGATTTTATTTACGGCTTTGAATGGCTCGCCGGCGGCGAAGCCAGCCGCATCTTCGCGGCTTATTTTCTGACACTGATGGGCTTCGGGATTCTGGGGCTGTTCGACGATCTCGCGGGAGACCGTTCGGTCGGCGGCTTTCGCGGGCACTTCCGCGCGCTCGCGAAGGGCCGCCTCACGACGGGCGCCGTGAAGGCGCTGGGCGGCGGCGTGCTGAGCCTCGGCGCGGGCTGGCTGATCGGCGACGGAAACCTCTGGCGCTTCATCCTGGCGGCGGCGCTGATCGCCCTCAGCGCCAACTCGCTCAACCTGCTGGACCTACGCCCCGGGCGCTGCCTATTCGCTTTCTTCTGCGGCGCGGCGGCCCTCACCGTCGTGCTCGCCAATGTGCATCAGCTCAACGTGGGGTTCTCATTGTTTGTCGCGGTCGGGATGGCGGCGATCCTTTATCCCATGGACGCGGGCGGGCAGGCAATGATCGGGGATACGGGAGCGAACGCCTTTGGCGGCGTCTTAGGGGTGGCGGCGAGCGTCATCTTGCCGCCGGTCTGGCAGGCCGTGGTGATCGCCCTGCTGATCGCATTTCAATTCTGGTGCGAGCGCCATTCGCTGTCGAAAACGATTGACGGAAATCCCGTGTTACGCGGCCTCGATCGCAAGATCGGCGTCCGGCGATAGGCGCACGGCGCCGACGAACGTCGCGCCGTAACTTTCGGACGAACACTCTTCGATATTCACTCCCTGATCCCCCGAGGAGTGAATAAACCGGCCTTCGCCTATGGCGATCCCGATGTGCGTGATACGGGACGCTCCTTCGCGCTGAAACGCCAACAGGTCTCCGGGAGACAAAATGGCGTTCGCGAGAGGATCGCCGTCGTCGCAGCGGGTGAAGCGTCGGTCGGCGAACTGCTGGTAGGCGTCCCGCAGCAGCTGCATGCCGCTGAGACGATAGGAGAGCTGCGTGAACCCCGAGCAGTCGATCCCAAACGGCGTGCGTCCGCCCCAAAGGTAGGGCGTTCCCACCAGTCGCTTCCCAACCTGCACGGCGTGCTCGCCGACCGCCTCCAGAACGCGGCGCTTCAGTGAGGCGATATCGAACTCCGTGGGAAGCGAG from Capsulimonas corticalis harbors:
- a CDS encoding Mrp/NBP35 family ATP-binding protein, whose amino-acid sequence is MAVTEQEVLGQLRKVIDPDLHKDLVTLGMIKNVKIEGSHVSFTVELTTPACPLKEEIENMCREAVGEIAGVELVTIEMTANVRANVGKGVPTQQPLAGVKNIIAIASGKGGVGKSTVSANIACALAQMGAKVGLMDADIYGPSIPLIMGVEDEKPEVDEQKEKLIPIERYGVKIISMGFLQPSGSAVIWRGPMVAKAVQQFLRDVQWGEIDYLIVDLPPGTGDAQLTLAQAIPLSGAVVVMTPQDLAAAVAVKAVSMFKRLDVPILGIVENMSYFLCPTCNSRHHVFSHGGGEQAAEALDVPFFGGIPLAIDIGADADQGTPSVVLNPDGQYAQVFREVAERIAAQVSIRARSFIPLTMNA
- a CDS encoding polyprenol monophosphomannose synthase; the encoded protein is MNAVVVIPTYNEADNLEKLAALVFSHAPEVHILVVDDNSPDGTGAIADRLAAEHAGKIHVLHRTAKEGLGRAYIAGFQWALERGYEAMIEMDADFSHDPLYLASMLEAGEEADVVVGSRYLNGISVINWPLRRILLSWGANKYVRTVTRLPVNDCTSGYRLYRRRVLERVQLNSVKSNGYSFQVEMTFRAFIAGFQITEVPIIFVERRAGQSKMSKQVIWESMQIPLKLRLRERKMRQQLNPTGVVSAAR
- a CDS encoding aspartate-semialdehyde dehydrogenase is translated as MTQYNVAVVGAGAVGEEILRVLAEHHFPAKSIKVLARSARTLTVDGIDYQVEPTTAEAFDGVDIALFAGTEGEKGAAVTFGPDAAARGCVVIDNGADFRMRSDVPLVVPEVNAAALAEHKGIIANPNCSTAQLVLTLKPIHDAFKIKRVLISTYQAVSGAGGAAVNELQAQTTALGEGRQISSAGPAFPVQIAANVIPQIGGFDDAGYTSEEMKLVHETRKILGDDSIAITPMITARVPVFIGHSESVYIETEKPVTPDEARELWRNFPGLRVVDDIHSDDPSLRYPTPLAAAHKDTTYVGRVRQDLGNKNGLTFWVVSDNLRKGAATNAVQIAEALVERGWVKRGA
- a CDS encoding glycoside hydrolase family 5 protein, whose protein sequence is MSGILRSGNLVRPLCLMASLFVSVPASAAPASPEDAAPRPLPFTGVNLAGGEFGAPKAGVAQVYGKNFVYPSTSEFDYFASHGVNVIRLPIHWEVLQPEMNKPLDPVELSRLQAVVKDALKHRLVIILDPHNYARYYDKIVGTPDVPAAAFADFWSRLSATFQDDPRVWFGLMNEPHDMPASQWLGDANAAIAAIRKTGAKNLILVPGVRWTGAGSWLDGDADANGAVMLGVKDPKNHYVYEVHQYLDVDGSGTHKEVVSPTIGVERLQKFTEWCRQHHQRAFLGEVAVAASPEGEAAIENMLTDMEKNRDVWVGYSWWAAGPWWGDYMFTLEPKDGVDRPQMGYLKAHLQGPPAL
- a CDS encoding ATP-binding protein, which produces MPFGRKVANRILLATVTPLLVMFACGLGVAYFSGLEQHIIRYVVLQLLVLAPAFVLVCLMTRRFAVRLANLRRSAERIEHGDFAARLSTQSEGDELSDLAGAFNRMADVITAREASLREQNHILATLNHRMESVLNATNDGIAMLDRNDRFTLVNRRFCELLGARADQLLHQTAAQALEEMPPAGTPDARELFHKVIEITRQEPEGVVGVSEHTVEMRAPERRFVQVYTAPVLTDEEGEWVGRILALRDVTRENELDQMKTDFISVVSHELRTPLTSIRGYTDLLLSGASGEVSELQQEFLGIIQASTSRLSNLINDILDISRIESGRIKLRLEPINYHTIVADVLRLMKAAADEKEITFDASLPEQLPVVRGDADKVTQVLTNLVSNAIKYTPSGGWVKLMVDVTDDNQVCTCVQDSGIGITREDQKKLFQKFFRADNSSTREAGGTGLGLVIAKTIVELLGGAIWVESAPERGSRFYFTLPISVESGADPASDQVVLPDRGIGLVLLIDDDPYMRGLVQHQLHRRGYGVIVSASVPEALQKARQHKPNAILLNFMIADLDGLRILAALKEDPATESIPLIMVSVASDPARGILSLGTFSLLRHPGDDYRLARVVQDVAEHITRGGLEPAMALLITPEEGGCFGGEREEVLARTDSTLADAGITLQAVANASEALTLAITESAVVILIDMDLPADQMEQLITALKVEEEAARIPIVFLSNDLSDRGVRRMTGLQSTDANAVLDYLCEQVKDAVEKPTIGLHPVNASFA
- a CDS encoding C40 family peptidase yields the protein MSLFSIRRSVANVYREPTTSSETVTQAIYGEVVSVTSEAKGLRQILMPDTYKGWIRADALLPTYDDGDFLKTTVATLFAEIFTEPEPRSELITKLTVGSRVTLAQRPTVGDYIPIQLTQDRVAYIHRMCLDISHESESGMNAAANPSLPTEFDIASLKRRVLEAVGEHAVQVGKRLVGTPYLWGGRTPFGIDCSGFTQLSYRLSGMQLLRDAYQQFADRRFTRCDDGDPLANAILSPGDLLAFQREGASRITHIGIAIGEGRFIHSSGDQGVNIEECSSESYGATFVGAVRLSPDADLAIEAA
- a CDS encoding ribonuclease J — protein: MANKTPKTDTLQIIPLGGIGEIGKNMTAIRCGDQIVVIDCGLSFPGAEQLGVDLVIPDISYLLEHKEMVQGIILTHGHEDHIGALAFVLKELNVPVYGTRLTIGFTKGKLAEHRVLDKAKLHVFSANDKFRLGIFEIEPFRVAHSIPDAVGFAVHTPAGTLVHTGDFKFDQTPVDGQLFDIAKLTRIGQEGVLVLLSDCTNVERPGFVPSEATVAGALENIFRAAQRRVIMACFASNVHRVQTAIDMSVKYGRKVALMGRSMERNMEMAQQMGYLRVPEGTRIRADEIEDYFPQQVTVITTGSQGEPMAALSRMAVDDHRKIKIVPGDTVILAASAVPGNEDAVWRTVNHLFRRGAEVIYDSIAPVHVSGHGYAEELKLMLNLVDPQYVMPVHGEYRMLHRYAQIAGEMGWPQEDVIRGEIGDIIEVSEEVAGVVGRVEKSGAVLIDGTGIGDVSEIVLRDRLHIGQDGFLVLVVGVSAETGEIVSGPEVISRGFVYMDQSEALVEEIKTVIIEKIKNLPEEDNDWMVVQQDLRDAVGKFLYKKTQRRPMILPILLDL
- the dapA gene encoding 4-hydroxy-tetrahydrodipicolinate synthase, with the protein product MSETQITPMFGRVATAMITPFHADGSLDLPGAERLANHLIDNGTDSLVVAGTTGESPTLTHSEKLELFRAVKNAVGGRAKVIAGVGSFNTQETVTLSREAEECGADALLVVAPYYNKPSQEGLYRHFEAVAAATPLPVMLYNIPGRTSVNIEPATIIRLAEIENIVAIKESPQQFDQVNQIVQNAPDDFLIYSGDDPLTLPMLAVGAVGVVSVTAHVIGRDLQKMISAYLQGDWSTAQRIHKSTLALTRALFCVPNPAPTKAALSILGVTSGETVRLPLVEAPDRERALIHAALKEYGLLRA